One segment of Balaenoptera ricei isolate mBalRic1 chromosome 8, mBalRic1.hap2, whole genome shotgun sequence DNA contains the following:
- the LTO1 gene encoding protein LTO1 homolog, with protein sequence MAGSQDMFEAIVMADERFHGEGYQEGYEKGSSLGMIEGRQYGTLHGAKIGSEIGCYQGFAFAWRCLLHGCTTEKDSKKMKVLESLIGMIQKFPYDDPTYDKLHEDLDRIRGKFKQLCSLLNVHPDFKVSAEGSGLSF encoded by the exons ATGGCCGGGAGTCAGGACATGTTCGAAGCCATCGTGATGGCGGATGAGAG GTTTCACGGGGAAGGTTATCAGGAAGGCTATGAAAAAGGAAGTAGTTTGGGCATGATTGAAGGAAGACAGTATGGCACGTTACATGGAGCTAAAATCGGATCCGAG ATCGGGTGCTACCAAGGTTTTGCTTTTGCTTGGAGATGTCTCCTGCACGGCTGCACCACCGAGAAGGACAG CAAAAAGATGAAGGTCTTAGAATCGTTGATTGGAATGATTCAGAAATTCCCTTATGATGATCCTACTTACGATAAACTTCATGAAGACTTAGACAGAATTAGAGGGAAATTTAAGCAG cTTTGTTCATTACTAAACGTCCATCCCGACTTTAAAGTTAGTGCAGAAGGTTCCGGACTTTCATTTTGA